The following are from one region of the Coriobacteriia bacterium genome:
- a CDS encoding NHL repeat-containing protein, producing MTETPAVAADLSQGSEKYKSRRGRRLFILLLLFLLILLGFASYFLLRLITPAGAPTQGDDLGGITWIRSIYGLSEAPEDQFNMVQSAVPGPDGSIWVNDADRRSVFQFTPQGQYVREESGPDDDPLVIPGRVAFGPDGLMYVTERQNDLVRVLDANGAEAGSFGIPSPFSIDVDEERIAVGTRFGFAILEKDGTPLQVIGAMGKGDDEFDYVHGIALGDNGIVYVVDSFNNRLSAYDSEGKRLWIVRTGLPTNQAEMVDDKLKIQTDAKPDLAEGDQLQLPMALTVDGAGRLVVVDMYECALAVFDPEDGSFIAKYGEFGAEDGKFLYPTGVAYDAERDWFTVADTMNSRAQIVRIPGSAGGNAAAAAVNRALSGPLRACLFPLLLLVLILIIWLVARVIRKRRHSGDTNAVLGADDESETPSITED from the coding sequence ATGACCGAGACTCCAGCCGTGGCTGCTGACTTGAGCCAGGGTAGCGAGAAGTACAAGTCGCGCCGTGGACGCCGGCTGTTCATACTGCTCCTGCTCTTTCTCCTGATTCTCCTTGGTTTCGCCTCGTACTTCTTGTTGAGGCTCATTACGCCCGCAGGAGCGCCTACTCAGGGCGATGATCTTGGAGGAATCACCTGGATTCGCTCGATCTACGGGCTCTCGGAGGCCCCGGAAGACCAGTTCAATATGGTGCAGTCGGCGGTTCCTGGTCCGGATGGGTCGATTTGGGTAAACGATGCCGATCGGCGGAGTGTCTTCCAGTTCACCCCGCAGGGTCAGTATGTCCGCGAAGAAAGTGGACCCGATGATGACCCGCTCGTTATACCAGGGCGCGTGGCGTTTGGGCCCGATGGGCTCATGTACGTCACCGAGAGACAGAACGATCTCGTGCGTGTTCTCGACGCGAACGGCGCGGAGGCCGGTTCTTTTGGGATTCCCAGCCCGTTCTCGATCGATGTGGACGAGGAACGGATCGCAGTGGGCACCCGCTTTGGCTTTGCCATCCTTGAGAAGGATGGCACACCTCTTCAGGTCATCGGTGCGATGGGCAAAGGTGATGACGAGTTCGACTACGTGCATGGGATCGCCCTAGGGGACAACGGGATTGTCTACGTTGTCGACTCGTTCAACAACCGGCTGAGCGCGTATGACAGCGAGGGTAAGCGACTGTGGATCGTGCGGACGGGCTTACCTACCAACCAGGCCGAAATGGTAGACGACAAGCTCAAGATCCAGACTGACGCCAAGCCTGATCTGGCCGAGGGCGACCAGCTGCAGTTGCCGATGGCGCTGACTGTCGACGGGGCTGGCAGGCTTGTCGTTGTCGACATGTACGAGTGTGCACTTGCCGTCTTCGATCCCGAGGACGGATCCTTCATTGCCAAGTACGGTGAGTTCGGGGCGGAGGATGGGAAGTTCCTGTACCCCACAGGTGTTGCCTACGACGCAGAGCGGGACTGGTTCACCGTTGCTGACACCATGAACTCGAGGGCCCAGATCGTGAGGATCCCTGGCTCTGCGGGCGGCAACGCTGCGGCCGCCGCCGTCAATCGCGCGCTGTCCGGTCCGTTGCGCGCCTGCCTGTTCCCGCTGCTGTTGCTTGTGCTGATTCTGATCATCTGGCTGGTTGCCCGCGTCATACGTAAGCGCCGCCATTCGGGCGACACCAACGCGGTCCTAGGCGCTGACGATGAGAGTGAAACACCCAGCATTACTGAAGATTAG
- a CDS encoding cytochrome c3 family protein — protein sequence MKKTVLIVALATVFVLAFAAVASATPSRTWANYTDYYTWGSQAGAGTGALLSTMGSNPTNSAPHSGYLANTAKCGICHSVHRAKGNGVKLLNSVTDTCIGCHAVGSGVTDITVNVGTGPHSVSTTCNGRGCHVDNPHGANGSAYSIVQAKLLSKSVDTYLTSKGALGNSAASGITVALLNGDAGWNEATRSSVRTGYTCNIEGCHYQTLLSVTTKGWSEDRKGPRYDLTDHRNVTGHMTAGAAANNNAGSYTPVASCVSCHDQTDSLTGDGSTTVSGFTFPHGQVPSASSTNNTGGQRAYLWYTTAANSTGAGASYFTQPNDKAFDGACLKCHRNATSGIGITH from the coding sequence ATGAAGAAGACCGTTCTTATAGTTGCTCTTGCGACCGTCTTCGTCCTTGCCTTCGCGGCCGTCGCTTCTGCAACTCCCTCCCGTACCTGGGCCAACTACACCGACTACTACACGTGGGGTTCGCAGGCTGGCGCCGGCACTGGCGCCCTGCTCAGCACGATGGGCAGCAACCCGACCAACTCCGCCCCGCACTCGGGCTACCTGGCTAACACCGCCAAGTGCGGTATCTGCCACTCGGTCCACCGTGCCAAGGGCAACGGCGTCAAGCTGCTGAACTCGGTTACCGACACCTGCATCGGCTGCCACGCAGTCGGTAGCGGCGTCACCGACATCACGGTCAACGTCGGTACCGGCCCGCACTCCGTCTCCACCACCTGCAACGGCCGCGGCTGCCACGTGGACAACCCGCACGGCGCCAACGGCTCGGCGTACTCGATCGTCCAGGCCAAGCTGCTCTCCAAGTCTGTCGACACCTACCTGACTTCCAAGGGAGCTCTGGGTAACTCGGCCGCCTCGGGCATCACGGTCGCGCTGCTCAACGGCGACGCCGGCTGGAACGAGGCGACTCGCTCGTCCGTCCGTACCGGTTACACCTGTAACATCGAGGGTTGCCACTACCAGACCCTGCTCTCCGTTACGACCAAGGGCTGGTCTGAGGATCGCAAGGGTCCGCGCTACGACCTCACCGATCACCGCAACGTCACCGGTCACATGACCGCTGGTGCGGCAGCCAACAACAACGCTGGCTCCTACACCCCGGTTGCCAGCTGCGTGAGCTGCCACGACCAGACCGACTCGCTCACCGGTGACGGCTCCACGACCGTGTCGGGCTTCACCTTCCCGCACGGACAGGTCCCGTCTGCTTCTAGCACCAACAACACCGGTGGCCAGCGTGCCTACCTGTGGTACACCACCGCTGCCAACTCGACTGGCGCTGGCGCTAGCTACTTCACCCAGCCCAACGACAAGGCGTTCGACGGCGCTTGCCTCAAGTGCCACCGTAACGCTACCAGTGGTATCGGTATCACCCACTAG
- a CDS encoding multiheme c-type cytochrome gives MKEDQLLTDGVFDPSILRDVGTQLIELLWDPTANLTAALLLYGVIAIVLTIVIVAVLMLAPSAFDDEEDDEGGQAASGEPQTRAPEVAREEVDPRARLVTLGIMLAMVGVIWLAAGFSTSQNPVCAGCHTTEPHAISETAGLVDPHAGASCVGCHEPSGALGHYVFNVPSRAIHFVDGVIQPSLQPNYGRPTQSGCLSCHRGDLGGVAVNEQRGLRMSHVEPLESAVECLDCHRYTDGVVAAHNAGMNPCLRCHDSKQASSECSTCHDRQAASAARARSTEFAAVQVKQVRCGGCHDERRECDPCHGVRMPHDETFMLYAHARSAAVDYWYGNGSTCMSSSCHTATRRPCTRCHGPLLGRGHGPQLAESHKGASSARCNTCHQVWAYSAQRDFCRDVCHSEAALRYSPR, from the coding sequence GTGAAAGAGGATCAGCTGCTCACCGATGGCGTGTTCGACCCATCCATCCTGCGGGATGTGGGCACTCAGCTAATCGAGCTGCTATGGGACCCCACGGCCAACCTCACCGCCGCCTTGCTGCTCTACGGCGTCATCGCTATCGTCCTCACCATCGTCATCGTTGCGGTTCTCATGCTTGCTCCGTCGGCATTCGACGACGAAGAGGACGATGAGGGCGGTCAAGCTGCTTCTGGGGAGCCGCAGACCCGCGCGCCGGAGGTGGCCCGCGAGGAGGTCGATCCTCGGGCACGGCTGGTCACGCTTGGCATCATGTTGGCGATGGTTGGTGTCATCTGGCTTGCGGCGGGGTTCTCTACATCACAGAATCCCGTGTGTGCGGGGTGCCATACGACTGAGCCGCACGCCATTTCAGAAACGGCGGGGTTGGTCGATCCGCACGCCGGCGCATCCTGTGTGGGGTGCCATGAGCCCAGCGGTGCTCTCGGGCACTACGTGTTCAACGTCCCGTCCCGGGCGATCCACTTCGTGGACGGCGTCATCCAGCCCTCACTGCAGCCCAACTACGGCCGCCCCACGCAGTCCGGGTGCCTCTCGTGCCACCGGGGAGACCTCGGGGGAGTAGCGGTCAATGAGCAGCGGGGCTTGCGTATGTCGCACGTGGAGCCCTTGGAATCTGCGGTTGAGTGTCTCGACTGTCACCGCTATACGGACGGCGTTGTAGCGGCGCATAACGCCGGCATGAACCCCTGCCTGAGGTGCCACGACTCGAAGCAGGCATCCAGCGAGTGCTCGACCTGTCACGACCGGCAGGCCGCTTCCGCAGCGCGCGCCCGCTCAACCGAGTTTGCGGCTGTCCAGGTCAAGCAGGTCCGGTGCGGAGGATGCCATGATGAGCGTAGAGAGTGCGATCCATGCCATGGGGTGCGGATGCCGCACGATGAGACGTTCATGCTGTACGCCCACGCGCGTTCTGCCGCGGTCGATTACTGGTACGGCAACGGCAGCACTTGCATGAGTTCGTCATGCCACACGGCTACACGTCGCCCCTGCACCAGGTGTCACGGTCCTCTGCTCGGAAGAGGGCACGGGCCCCAGCTTGCTGAGTCCCACAAGGGCGCGAGCAGTGCTCGCTGCAACACGTGCCACCAGGTGTGGGCCTACTCAGCGCAGAGGGATTTCTGCAGGGACGTGTGTCACTCCGAGGCTGCGCTACGCTACAGTCCTCGTTAG
- a CDS encoding O-antigen ligase family protein yields the protein MAKSRSQEVTWRALAPGFLVFLAFVAPGAWLVVALPPIPLAKALNLLTVAVWLLAVGLGLMRWVQPERRVLWAVAAVAAAVVASYAIGGSLFQVAFYDLYANMPLVQWLAFPLIFVLAAGMVADRPRLESALVVVVIFGAVLAGVEAFQQITTSTPRVFGSTGYSKAALAPLIPLGAVLAASRTGVLRVALYSAAALVALDVGLLAGSTMGAAAAAFALLAALAVHPAVWAAESGARRALRTGALTLAAGMVLVMLFAQVPALSGRWINPDALASAGSSVISRLQMWQGAQEMVLERPVLGYGPSGYRMAAVEYLPSEALQYGPDRQGSIDPTVYSPQSPHSLLWEAGTRLGLIGVVALAALLLSWATAVVGRVRSDVSGSSIRRALAAAFVTAAFALSIDPVFFAIGLFAPVAAGLAIAPLSAPGEQERAAPSWLPKVFAAGGVAVALVAGWLGVGEWRIGSSYSDDPAQMRSSLQSALAVAPGHPQAERQVWELNLLLATDDTEVAAVQARVDAAPSYISGFAPNLVSLAAYSLSQAERTGRSDLSWERGLLDEAAGRMPPMPSLVAEKLRLAVIDGNVTDVGVALADAERWGAPYPLTESYIARARDVLQGD from the coding sequence ATGGCGAAATCCCGATCGCAGGAGGTCACGTGGCGCGCGTTAGCGCCCGGGTTCCTGGTGTTCCTTGCATTCGTGGCGCCTGGTGCGTGGCTCGTGGTCGCGCTGCCCCCCATTCCGCTCGCCAAGGCACTCAACCTGCTTACTGTGGCCGTCTGGCTGCTCGCCGTCGGACTCGGCTTGATGCGCTGGGTGCAGCCGGAGCGCCGAGTGCTGTGGGCTGTAGCGGCTGTGGCGGCCGCGGTTGTTGCGTCGTACGCAATCGGCGGCTCCTTGTTCCAGGTGGCATTCTATGATCTGTATGCGAACATGCCGCTGGTGCAGTGGCTCGCGTTTCCGCTCATCTTCGTTCTGGCGGCCGGAATGGTGGCCGACCGCCCACGACTCGAGAGCGCTCTGGTAGTCGTGGTGATCTTCGGCGCCGTGCTGGCCGGGGTCGAGGCCTTTCAGCAGATCACGACTTCGACTCCACGCGTGTTCGGTTCTACGGGCTACAGCAAGGCTGCTCTCGCGCCGCTGATCCCGCTCGGAGCCGTCTTGGCCGCTTCGCGCACCGGGGTCCTGCGCGTCGCGCTCTACAGTGCCGCCGCGCTTGTCGCCCTCGACGTTGGTCTGTTGGCCGGGTCGACCATGGGGGCAGCAGCAGCGGCATTCGCGCTTCTTGCGGCCCTGGCTGTCCACCCGGCGGTGTGGGCGGCTGAATCGGGTGCACGGCGCGCGCTTCGTACGGGAGCGCTGACGCTGGCGGCGGGCATGGTGCTCGTGATGTTGTTCGCCCAGGTGCCCGCGTTGAGCGGACGGTGGATCAACCCGGATGCACTGGCATCCGCCGGCTCGAGCGTGATCTCGAGGCTGCAGATGTGGCAGGGCGCGCAAGAGATGGTCCTCGAGCGGCCTGTTCTCGGCTACGGGCCAAGTGGGTACCGGATGGCGGCCGTCGAGTACCTTCCCTCAGAGGCGCTGCAGTACGGTCCTGATCGGCAGGGGAGCATCGACCCCACCGTGTACAGCCCTCAGTCGCCGCATTCGCTCCTCTGGGAGGCGGGAACGAGGCTCGGGCTGATCGGGGTCGTTGCGCTTGCCGCGCTGCTGCTGTCTTGGGCAACAGCGGTCGTCGGCCGAGTTCGCTCGGATGTCTCCGGGAGCTCCATCAGGCGCGCTCTGGCCGCCGCCTTCGTGACTGCGGCGTTCGCGCTGTCGATAGACCCCGTCTTCTTCGCTATCGGACTGTTCGCGCCGGTGGCCGCAGGGCTCGCCATCGCCCCTCTGAGTGCCCCAGGGGAACAGGAGCGTGCTGCGCCGTCGTGGCTTCCAAAGGTGTTCGCCGCCGGCGGTGTCGCCGTGGCACTGGTTGCCGGCTGGTTGGGCGTGGGAGAGTGGCGCATCGGGAGTTCCTACTCCGACGATCCGGCGCAGATGCGATCGTCTCTGCAGTCAGCACTGGCGGTCGCACCCGGCCATCCGCAGGCCGAACGCCAGGTGTGGGAACTGAATCTGCTTCTGGCAACCGACGACACCGAGGTGGCAGCAGTCCAAGCCCGGGTCGACGCTGCGCCCTCCTACATCTCCGGCTTCGCGCCGAATCTGGTGAGCCTCGCCGCGTACTCGCTCAGTCAAGCCGAGCGCACCGGGCGGAGCGACCTGTCATGGGAGCGAGGTCTTCTCGATGAGGCTGCGGGAAGGATGCCGCCGATGCCCTCGCTTGTCGCCGAGAAGCTCAGGCTCGCTGTCATCGACGGCAACGTCACGGACGTGGGGGTAGCACTTGCGGATGCCGAGCGCTGGGGCGCTCCGTACCCGCTCACAGAATCCTACATCGCGAGGGCGCGAGACGTCCTTCAAGGCGATTGA
- a CDS encoding glycosyltransferase, with amino-acid sequence MSDVRAARSMRVLTLSPSITGGGAERVALSLHEAYLGRGVDSRIAAASLNGDAVNAVQVPRDAGRSAWARTLLSPAWRLEERSRSAGDPPSLASRVLRVAAEPRRWARVARGHEDFDFPWTARLLELPTTRPDVLHLHNLHGGYFDIRALPGLSARVPTIVTMHDTWLLTGHCAQPFACERWREGCGSCPDLGRYVPIRRDASEENRAVKRRALLASRVGLVAPSRWLLSMAEQSGLLGKGREGRVIPNGVDVNLFKPGDRGAARERLGLPPDRPIVLVVAKDVRSNPYKGFDTLIEALEMLPEGVSDGLLLVALGDDGPSRPVGRFEVLCVPFTDAAEDIAAYYQAADVFVQPSRAESFGMAPVEAMACGTPILVSDAGGLPEIVAAGESGSVFAAGDSSALAIRLHELLGDGDRRARYSSAGIERVAERFTIDGQVDAYLAWYAELMDVRAAEMNGVSTAG; translated from the coding sequence TTGAGCGACGTTCGGGCTGCTCGGAGTATGCGAGTCCTCACGCTGAGCCCTTCCATCACGGGGGGCGGGGCCGAACGCGTGGCGCTTTCGTTGCACGAGGCGTACCTGGGGCGCGGTGTCGACTCGCGGATCGCAGCCGCCAGTCTCAACGGCGATGCCGTCAACGCGGTGCAGGTGCCACGGGATGCAGGTCGGAGCGCTTGGGCGCGGACCCTGCTGTCGCCTGCCTGGCGGCTTGAGGAGCGGAGCAGAAGCGCAGGGGATCCTCCGTCGCTGGCGTCACGCGTTCTGCGCGTCGCCGCCGAACCGCGGCGTTGGGCGCGCGTGGCGCGCGGGCACGAGGACTTCGACTTCCCGTGGACCGCACGCCTGCTCGAGTTGCCCACCACGCGCCCGGATGTGCTGCACCTGCACAACCTTCATGGAGGCTACTTCGACATCCGGGCGCTCCCGGGACTCTCCGCGCGGGTGCCGACCATCGTGACCATGCACGACACGTGGCTGCTGACCGGTCACTGTGCGCAACCTTTCGCGTGCGAGCGGTGGCGCGAAGGCTGCGGCTCGTGTCCGGACCTGGGCCGCTACGTGCCCATTCGACGAGACGCGAGCGAGGAGAACCGCGCCGTCAAGCGCCGCGCGCTGCTTGCGAGCCGCGTGGGGCTGGTCGCTCCATCACGATGGCTGCTGTCGATGGCCGAGCAGAGCGGGTTGCTCGGCAAGGGTCGTGAAGGGCGCGTGATCCCGAACGGGGTGGACGTGAATCTGTTCAAGCCGGGGGATCGAGGGGCCGCGCGCGAACGTCTCGGCCTGCCTCCGGACCGCCCGATCGTGCTTGTCGTGGCCAAGGACGTGCGCAGCAATCCCTACAAGGGATTCGATACGCTCATCGAGGCACTTGAGATGTTGCCCGAGGGGGTGTCGGACGGCCTGCTGCTGGTCGCACTGGGCGACGACGGGCCATCGCGACCAGTAGGTCGGTTCGAGGTGCTCTGCGTTCCCTTCACCGATGCCGCGGAGGACATCGCCGCCTACTATCAGGCCGCGGATGTGTTCGTTCAGCCGTCGCGAGCCGAGAGCTTCGGGATGGCACCAGTCGAGGCGATGGCGTGTGGAACGCCGATACTGGTCTCCGATGCAGGTGGGCTGCCCGAGATCGTGGCGGCGGGAGAGTCCGGGTCGGTGTTCGCGGCGGGAGACTCCTCCGCGCTGGCGATTCGCCTCCACGAGCTACTCGGTGATGGGGACCGACGTGCACGCTACTCCTCGGCGGGGATCGAGCGCGTCGCAGAGCGCTTCACGATCGATGGGCAGGTCGACGCCTATCTGGCATGGTATGCCGAGTTGATGGACGTGCGTGCTGCCGAGATGAATGGGGTGTCGACCGCAGGATGA
- a CDS encoding glycosyltransferase family 2 protein, whose product MSDELGTRGHPLVSILTPSYNQATWLGENLRSVACQTYPHVEHVVMDGGSTDGSIELLQAAEESVVWRSEPDEGQADAINKAFAASSGEIIGWINSDDAYFDCRVIGDVVAHFEAHPDVDVLFGHCAQTTATGAIIQLLWAPPHRSELLRCADVISQPATFIRRRALSDPMLDQSFHFTMDYELWLRLESAGARFARIDRITAIDRHQPDRKSSNILDVHASDMARLAERYETRFGPEFDGVRTRFYLRQRLGGASLVSGVRPPLAFEHPADFKRGLLQRQLMTRRSRWPAQFR is encoded by the coding sequence ATGAGCGACGAACTCGGTACGCGGGGACATCCCCTGGTTTCGATCCTTACGCCTTCCTACAACCAGGCGACCTGGCTCGGCGAGAACCTGCGCTCGGTCGCGTGTCAGACCTACCCGCACGTCGAACACGTGGTCATGGATGGCGGTTCGACCGACGGAAGCATCGAGCTGCTTCAAGCAGCGGAGGAGTCGGTCGTCTGGCGCAGTGAGCCCGATGAGGGCCAGGCCGACGCCATCAACAAGGCGTTCGCTGCCTCGAGTGGAGAGATCATCGGGTGGATCAACTCCGATGACGCGTACTTCGACTGCCGTGTCATCGGGGATGTGGTCGCGCATTTCGAGGCGCACCCGGATGTCGACGTTCTCTTCGGTCACTGCGCACAGACCACCGCCACCGGCGCGATCATCCAGCTGCTATGGGCACCGCCTCATCGCAGCGAGTTGCTCCGCTGTGCAGACGTGATCAGCCAGCCCGCCACCTTCATTCGGCGTAGGGCGCTTTCGGACCCGATGCTCGACCAGAGCTTCCACTTCACCATGGACTACGAGCTATGGCTGCGCCTCGAATCGGCCGGGGCGCGGTTCGCGCGCATCGATCGCATCACCGCCATCGACCGACACCAGCCCGACCGCAAGTCCTCCAACATCCTCGATGTCCACGCTTCGGACATGGCCCGTCTCGCGGAGCGCTACGAAACCCGGTTCGGCCCCGAGTTTGACGGCGTGCGCACGCGCTTCTACCTTCGGCAGCGTCTCGGGGGCGCCTCGCTGGTTTCCGGAGTGCGACCGCCGCTGGCATTCGAGCACCCCGCCGACTTCAAGCGCGGCCTGCTGCAACGCCAGCTAATGACACGCCGGTCTCGCTGGCCTGCGCAGTTCCGGTGA
- a CDS encoding NAD-dependent epimerase/dehydratase family protein, which translates to MALDLSNKRVMVTGGAGFLGSFVLEKLAERGCTDVMVPRTAEFDLTKSAHVARALSAFEPEVVIHLAAVVGGIGANRDEPGRFFYDNAMMGIELIEQSRRFGIEKFVCIGTVCGYPKFAAVPFAEDGLWSGYPEETNAPYGIAKKAMLVQLQAYREQYGMNGIFLLPVNLYGPRDNFDLQTSHVIPAIIRKCVEAKERGDSVVTLWGTGAVSREFLYAADAAEGIVLATERYDDPDPVNLGAGFEIRISELAEKIVALTGFDGEIVWDTSQPDGQPRRSLDTRRAEEQFGFRATTGFDDGLARTVEWYLAEGRAGAVPATASPYLPPVEEIRDGEQVIAIIVRGSLDKAGVTFFSENDFSQQLGFISQPAGHVIEPHVHNAVPREVVYTQETLFVREGRVRVELYREDRSPLTSRVLTGGDAILLATGGHGFTMLDDTAMVEVKQGPYAGDGDKTRFEAAP; encoded by the coding sequence ATGGCCCTTGATCTATCGAACAAGCGCGTGATGGTCACCGGCGGTGCCGGGTTCCTCGGCAGTTTCGTGCTCGAGAAGCTGGCCGAGCGCGGCTGCACGGATGTCATGGTGCCGCGCACCGCCGAGTTCGACCTCACGAAGTCCGCACACGTGGCGCGTGCGCTGTCGGCGTTCGAGCCCGAGGTCGTCATCCATCTCGCGGCCGTCGTGGGCGGCATCGGAGCCAACCGGGACGAGCCCGGACGCTTCTTCTACGACAACGCGATGATGGGCATCGAGCTCATCGAGCAGTCGCGCCGCTTCGGCATCGAGAAGTTCGTGTGTATCGGCACCGTATGCGGCTATCCGAAGTTCGCTGCGGTGCCCTTTGCGGAGGACGGCCTGTGGAGCGGCTACCCCGAGGAGACGAACGCACCGTACGGCATCGCGAAGAAGGCGATGCTCGTGCAGTTGCAGGCATACCGCGAGCAGTACGGGATGAACGGCATCTTCCTGCTGCCGGTCAACCTCTATGGACCGCGCGACAACTTCGACCTGCAGACCAGCCACGTCATCCCGGCGATCATCCGCAAGTGCGTCGAGGCGAAGGAGCGGGGTGACTCGGTGGTCACTCTATGGGGCACCGGCGCCGTGAGCAGGGAGTTCCTCTATGCGGCCGACGCGGCCGAGGGCATCGTGCTCGCCACCGAGAGATACGACGACCCCGATCCGGTGAACCTCGGAGCGGGATTCGAGATACGGATCAGCGAACTCGCCGAGAAGATCGTCGCGCTCACCGGGTTCGACGGTGAGATCGTGTGGGACACCTCTCAGCCGGACGGCCAGCCGCGCCGTTCGCTCGACACGCGCCGTGCCGAGGAGCAGTTCGGCTTCCGGGCGACCACGGGTTTCGATGATGGGCTGGCACGAACAGTCGAGTGGTATCTCGCCGAGGGACGGGCCGGAGCGGTCCCGGCGACCGCGTCGCCGTACCTGCCCCCTGTCGAGGAGATCCGCGACGGCGAGCAAGTGATCGCGATCATAGTGCGAGGCTCGCTCGACAAGGCGGGAGTGACCTTCTTCTCCGAGAACGACTTCTCTCAGCAGCTGGGATTCATCTCTCAGCCCGCCGGCCACGTCATCGAGCCGCACGTGCACAACGCGGTTCCGCGCGAGGTCGTATACACGCAAGAGACGCTGTTCGTGCGCGAGGGGCGCGTGCGGGTCGAGCTCTACCGCGAGGACCGCAGCCCATTGACCAGCCGCGTGCTCACCGGCGGCGACGCGATTCTGCTTGCGACCGGCGGTCACGGATTCACCATGCTTGACGATACGGCGATGGTCGAGGTGAAGCAGGGTCCCTACGCGGGCGACGGCGACAAGACGCGGTTCGAGGCGGCGCCATGA